A single genomic interval of Alteromonas sp. BL110 harbors:
- a CDS encoding MFS transporter: MQSTQPRLSFWQIWNVSFGFLGVQFGFALQNANVSRILSDLGADLHSLSLFWLVAPIMGLIVQPIVGSASDRTWNRLGRRRPFILAGALAAVVGMILLPNAPIFVAFLAPMVMGALMVALMDASFNVCFQPFRSLVSDMVPASQRNIGYSIQSLLINIGAVIGSILPFVLTNVVGLENTAQMGEVAPSVMWAFYIGASVLLGTVIWTVIRTKEYAPQEYNRYKGLTDEAPSIESKAKAPLSQRLGEFFVLVKDMPTTMKQLAVVQFFSWFALFIMWVYTTPAITQHIWNVDKQWFDPAYIAAAPMVPETIVMAKGAAGDWVGILFAAYSVFAAIFSIFLAKLADKFGRKTVYASSLALGGLSYVSFLLFQDLTMVNVNLLITEVTVPLGAVKLLIPMIGVGIAWAAILAIPYAMLAGALPANKTGVYMGIFNFTVAAPQIVSGLTAGWILSSVFDNDAKYIIVVAGVSMLIGAVSVFFVKESDKQELEAEQGA; the protein is encoded by the coding sequence ATGCAATCAACTCAACCACGCCTTTCTTTTTGGCAAATATGGAATGTCAGTTTTGGCTTTCTGGGTGTTCAATTTGGTTTTGCACTGCAAAACGCAAACGTCAGTCGGATACTATCGGACCTTGGCGCAGACCTTCATTCACTATCGCTATTTTGGCTTGTAGCGCCCATTATGGGCTTGATAGTACAGCCTATTGTTGGCTCGGCATCGGATAGAACGTGGAATCGATTAGGTCGCCGTCGGCCGTTTATACTTGCTGGTGCGCTCGCTGCAGTGGTAGGTATGATCTTATTACCCAATGCGCCGATCTTCGTTGCCTTCTTAGCGCCTATGGTAATGGGCGCTTTAATGGTTGCACTGATGGATGCATCGTTTAATGTGTGTTTCCAGCCTTTCCGCTCACTGGTATCAGATATGGTACCAGCGTCACAACGCAACATAGGTTATTCAATTCAGTCGCTTCTTATCAATATCGGTGCGGTAATTGGTTCTATATTGCCATTCGTTCTAACCAACGTGGTAGGACTGGAAAATACAGCTCAAATGGGAGAGGTTGCGCCTTCGGTAATGTGGGCATTCTACATCGGCGCGTCTGTACTACTAGGTACGGTCATTTGGACCGTGATACGTACTAAAGAGTACGCTCCACAGGAATATAATCGCTACAAGGGCCTTACCGATGAAGCACCTTCAATTGAAAGTAAGGCTAAAGCGCCACTTAGCCAACGTTTAGGTGAGTTTTTTGTTTTAGTAAAAGACATGCCTACTACTATGAAACAACTGGCGGTTGTTCAGTTTTTCTCTTGGTTTGCGCTTTTTATTATGTGGGTTTACACCACACCAGCTATTACTCAGCATATTTGGAACGTAGACAAGCAATGGTTTGACCCGGCTTATATCGCCGCTGCGCCAATGGTGCCAGAGACTATTGTTATGGCGAAAGGTGCTGCTGGTGACTGGGTAGGGATACTTTTCGCGGCATATTCTGTGTTCGCTGCAATTTTTTCTATTTTCTTAGCAAAGCTGGCGGATAAATTTGGTCGTAAAACGGTATACGCTTCGTCTTTAGCGCTTGGTGGCCTTAGCTATGTAAGCTTCTTGCTATTTCAAGACCTCACTATGGTGAACGTAAACCTGCTCATTACTGAAGTTACAGTGCCACTAGGTGCGGTAAAACTTCTTATTCCAATGATAGGCGTGGGTATTGCGTGGGCGGCTATTTTAGCTATTCCTTACGCTATGTTAGCCGGTGCGTTACCCGCGAATAAGACGGGGGTCTACATGGGTATATTCAACTTCACCGTAGCTGCACCGCAAATTGTTTCAGGCCTAACTGCTGGATGGATCTTAAGCAGCGTGTTCGATAACGATGCCAAGTACATTATTGTGGTAGCAGGTGTTTCTATGCTAATTGGTGCCGTGTCGGTCTTCTTTGTTAAAGAGTCTGATAAACAAGAACTTGAAGCAGAGCAGGGAGCTTAA
- a CDS encoding glycoside hydrolase family 13 protein, translating into MFNRKRITNAIFPSRSASLSLVVSLATLFPAFSAFCSQENNLDVYPPNWWAGMQHDEVELMISGKDVADDKVSVSDGSVKIKQSRALDSENYLFVTLDLAEAKPQELVLTLKDEEGSSRDIHYFLEKRAEGSSAREGFGPEDAIYLIAPDRFANGSVENDNIDGYQDKVDRAFKGGRHGGDIQGIVNNIDYIKEMGFTQLWTMPMLENAMEKYSYHGYSTTDYYTIDPRFGSNDAFVKLSKKANENGIGVIMDMVLNHIGSEHVWMEDTPSADWINNNGQFVGTTHKRESLHDPHAIASDIKGFSDGWFVPTMPDLNQRNPHLANYLIQNATWWVETANLSGIRVDTYSYPDKAFLSQWTNRIMKEYPNFNIVGEEWSVNPAITAYWQAGSKRHDDYDSALPSVMDFPLQAAIVKALNSDESWNSGFISVYETLATDFLYGDPNNLVIFPDNHDMSRIFTQLNNDKAKWNMAMTLFLTTRGIPQVFYGTEILMGNEGTEDHGIIRSDFPGGWPSDSEKNAFSGKGLSDDEQWAQERIKTLLALRQSHPQLFKGELKHYAPVDGVYTYFRVADDTADTAEQKLMVILNKKSVDLSLAKYAEVLGTDVSITRVSDGQKFNASETISLPAMSANVFIVQ; encoded by the coding sequence ATGTTCAATCGCAAACGCATAACTAATGCTATTTTCCCATCGCGCAGTGCCTCGCTCTCATTAGTTGTGAGCCTTGCTACTTTATTTCCTGCATTTTCTGCTTTTTGTTCACAAGAAAATAACCTAGACGTTTACCCGCCCAACTGGTGGGCAGGTATGCAACATGATGAAGTAGAACTGATGATTTCTGGCAAAGACGTTGCTGATGATAAGGTTTCCGTGTCCGATGGCAGTGTGAAAATAAAACAAAGCAGGGCACTTGATAGTGAAAACTATCTTTTTGTAACGTTAGATCTTGCTGAAGCGAAACCGCAAGAATTGGTACTGACGTTAAAAGACGAAGAAGGTAGTTCACGGGACATTCACTATTTCTTGGAAAAGCGTGCCGAAGGTTCGTCAGCAAGAGAGGGCTTTGGGCCAGAAGATGCCATTTACCTAATCGCCCCCGACCGATTCGCTAATGGCAGCGTGGAAAATGACAACATTGATGGGTATCAAGATAAAGTAGATAGGGCCTTTAAAGGCGGACGTCATGGCGGGGATATTCAGGGCATTGTTAACAACATCGACTATATAAAAGAGATGGGGTTCACCCAACTATGGACCATGCCGATGCTTGAAAATGCAATGGAAAAGTACAGTTACCATGGCTATTCAACCACCGACTATTACACTATAGACCCGCGCTTCGGCTCTAATGACGCTTTTGTAAAGCTAAGTAAAAAAGCCAACGAAAACGGCATTGGCGTTATTATGGATATGGTGCTTAATCATATCGGTAGTGAGCATGTATGGATGGAGGATACACCGTCTGCTGATTGGATAAACAATAACGGACAGTTTGTCGGTACTACCCACAAGCGTGAATCGCTCCACGACCCTCACGCCATAGCGAGCGATATCAAAGGGTTTAGTGACGGTTGGTTTGTACCAACCATGCCTGACCTGAACCAGCGCAACCCACATTTGGCAAATTATTTGATTCAAAATGCTACTTGGTGGGTGGAAACAGCAAATTTAAGCGGCATTCGAGTAGATACCTATTCGTACCCTGACAAAGCGTTTTTAAGTCAGTGGACTAACCGTATAATGAAAGAATACCCTAACTTCAACATAGTAGGGGAAGAGTGGTCGGTAAATCCTGCCATTACGGCTTATTGGCAAGCAGGTAGCAAACGCCACGACGATTACGACAGTGCTTTGCCATCTGTAATGGACTTTCCTCTTCAGGCTGCCATTGTTAAAGCGCTTAATAGCGATGAAAGCTGGAACTCTGGTTTTATTTCAGTTTATGAAACATTAGCTACCGATTTCTTGTATGGTGATCCAAATAATCTGGTTATCTTTCCGGATAATCACGACATGAGCAGAATTTTCACCCAATTAAACAACGACAAGGCCAAATGGAATATGGCAATGACGTTGTTTTTAACAACACGCGGTATACCTCAAGTATTCTACGGAACTGAGATTCTGATGGGTAATGAAGGGACAGAAGATCACGGTATTATCCGATCAGATTTCCCTGGCGGGTGGCCATCGGATAGCGAAAAAAATGCGTTTAGCGGCAAAGGCCTTTCTGATGACGAGCAGTGGGCGCAAGAGCGTATAAAAACGTTATTGGCGCTACGTCAATCTCATCCTCAACTATTTAAAGGTGAGCTTAAACATTATGCGCCCGTAGACGGTGTTTACACGTATTTTCGTGTAGCCGACGATACAGCTGATACTGCAGAGCAGAAACTTATGGTTATCCTTAATAAAAAATCGGTAGATTTATCTTTAGCAAAGTACGCGGAAGTTTTGGGCACGGATGTATCAATCACTCGTGTAAGCGACGGTCAAAAATTTAACGCTTCTGAAACTATAAGCCTTCCTGCTATGTCGGCAAATGTATTCATTGTGCAATAA
- a CDS encoding alpha-amylase family protein produces MSTHSDNGERQGKPVVYQVFTRLFGNTNSNNQPWGTVEQNGVGKFSDFTPKALEAIKSLGTSHIWYTGVPHHAVINEYTDFGISNDDPDVVKGRAGSPYAVKDYYNVNPDLADNPAKRLEEFEALIERTHSAGMKVIIDIVPNHVARDYQSLSAPEGTVDFGANDDTSVEYARDNSFYYVVNEAFQVPTADNYQPLGGEPHPLSDGKFDEFPAKWTGNGARAAQPDINDWYETVKVNYGVKPDGTYDFPMLPNEYSQKSIEEHAAFWKGKDLPDSWYKFRDIAHYWIDKGVDGFRFDMAEMVPVEFWSFLNSSIKQKAPDAFLLAEVYQPDKYRDYLHKGKMDYLYDKVGFYDTLKAIMQGKGKVTDLVAVHKEVSDIAPHMLHFLENHDEQRIASPDFAGSAERGKPALAVSALISSSPTLLYFGQDVGEDGSEETGFGDPTRTSIFDYVGVPAHQRFMNGGKFDGGQSTKVEKELHDFYKRVMSIAATNPAIVGEYQSLHSLNLGVENSAYSEQQFTFARVQDDHGFVVIANFSDAPVGKIEFTVPASVLGANNKTISLEPLLSHDSISLEKDDVNYRASLSLSGLETKVFAF; encoded by the coding sequence ATGTCAACGCATTCGGATAACGGTGAAAGGCAAGGTAAACCTGTGGTCTATCAAGTATTTACTCGACTATTTGGTAATACTAATTCAAATAATCAGCCTTGGGGCACGGTTGAGCAAAATGGCGTAGGCAAATTCAGCGACTTTACCCCTAAAGCCCTTGAAGCCATAAAGTCTTTAGGCACCAGTCATATTTGGTATACCGGTGTGCCACATCACGCGGTAATCAATGAATATACCGATTTCGGTATTTCAAATGACGACCCAGATGTAGTGAAAGGCCGCGCTGGCTCACCATACGCTGTTAAAGACTACTACAATGTTAACCCTGATTTAGCTGATAACCCAGCAAAGCGCTTAGAAGAATTTGAAGCCCTGATTGAAAGAACTCATTCTGCGGGAATGAAAGTTATTATCGACATTGTCCCCAATCACGTGGCTCGCGATTATCAGTCGCTTTCTGCGCCAGAAGGTACAGTCGATTTTGGCGCAAACGATGATACGTCTGTAGAGTATGCTCGTGACAATAGCTTTTATTATGTTGTGAATGAAGCATTTCAAGTGCCCACTGCTGACAACTACCAGCCTCTAGGCGGCGAACCCCACCCATTGTCTGACGGTAAGTTCGATGAGTTTCCAGCCAAGTGGACAGGGAACGGTGCAAGGGCAGCGCAACCAGATATTAACGACTGGTATGAAACGGTAAAGGTAAATTATGGCGTGAAGCCAGATGGCACTTATGATTTTCCCATGCTACCTAACGAGTACAGTCAAAAATCTATTGAAGAGCACGCCGCGTTTTGGAAAGGGAAAGATCTTCCAGACTCATGGTATAAATTCAGAGACATTGCCCACTATTGGATTGACAAAGGCGTTGATGGATTTCGCTTTGATATGGCGGAAATGGTGCCAGTAGAGTTCTGGTCTTTTCTCAATAGCAGCATTAAGCAAAAAGCACCTGATGCATTCTTGCTGGCGGAGGTTTATCAGCCAGACAAATATAGAGATTATCTCCATAAAGGCAAGATGGACTATCTATACGACAAGGTAGGGTTTTACGATACGTTAAAAGCAATTATGCAAGGAAAGGGTAAAGTTACTGACCTGGTCGCTGTCCATAAAGAAGTTAGCGATATCGCACCGCATATGCTGCACTTTTTAGAGAACCATGACGAGCAGCGTATCGCTAGCCCTGATTTTGCTGGTAGCGCTGAAAGGGGCAAGCCAGCGCTTGCGGTAAGTGCACTTATAAGCAGTTCACCAACGCTGCTTTATTTTGGACAAGATGTGGGCGAAGACGGCAGCGAAGAGACAGGCTTTGGCGACCCAACGCGTACGTCTATTTTCGATTACGTTGGGGTTCCTGCTCATCAGCGGTTTATGAATGGTGGAAAATTTGATGGTGGTCAATCCACAAAGGTAGAAAAAGAGCTGCATGATTTTTACAAACGCGTTATGTCTATCGCCGCTACTAACCCGGCCATCGTTGGTGAGTACCAAAGCCTACATTCGCTCAATCTTGGCGTCGAAAATTCAGCGTATTCAGAGCAACAATTTACATTTGCTCGCGTACAAGATGACCATGGTTTTGTCGTTATCGCAAACTTTAGTGATGCACCAGTAGGGAAAATAGAATTTACAGTACCAGCAAGCGTATTAGGTGCAAATAACAAAACTATTAGCCTTGAGCCACTTCTTTCTCATGACAGCATAAGCCTAGAGAAAGATGATGTTAACTACAGAGCCTCGTTATCATTAAGTGGGTTAGAGACGAAGGTATTTGCGTTCTAG
- a CDS encoding PEP-CTERM/exosortase system-associated acyltransferase, whose protein sequence is MKTTTMSAARALNSAVTNKLNQLPRQLLKAFPRRLSLEETISSFFFSRYELVIANEENEKQVSYKTRHKVYCEEMKFEQKNAAAIEKDKYDDRAINCYIKHRPTGECAGTIRLVLPTEAGLSLPLEEKCAGAFDDGSLLPSSCDPTSICEISRLAIPREFRVRQMRSKILPADKLEKIKQKKSTPFNVEHFPYLSIALYLMATSICQHLNVKHAYVLMEPKLARRMKAFGIHFNPVGDAVEFNGKRVPYRLSTHVLLEDLARPLKSFHKKIHSELNSALTEIENVPTPTARPIQKPLRVAQAA, encoded by the coding sequence TTGAAAACAACAACAATGAGCGCTGCTCGTGCGCTAAATAGTGCTGTAACTAATAAGCTAAACCAGTTACCTCGACAACTGCTTAAAGCATTTCCACGCCGACTGTCGCTTGAAGAAACTATTTCCAGCTTCTTTTTTAGCCGCTATGAACTCGTTATAGCTAACGAAGAAAATGAAAAACAAGTGAGCTATAAAACCCGCCATAAAGTTTATTGCGAGGAAATGAAATTTGAGCAGAAAAACGCGGCTGCCATCGAAAAAGATAAATATGATGATCGCGCCATCAACTGTTACATAAAACACCGACCAACAGGCGAATGCGCAGGTACCATTCGCTTGGTCTTGCCAACCGAAGCAGGACTATCGTTGCCTTTAGAAGAAAAATGCGCAGGTGCTTTTGATGACGGTTCATTGCTTCCCTCTAGTTGCGACCCCACAAGCATTTGTGAGATATCAAGATTGGCAATACCAAGAGAGTTCAGAGTTCGCCAAATGCGCTCAAAAATCCTGCCCGCCGATAAACTTGAAAAGATAAAACAAAAGAAGAGTACACCATTTAATGTAGAGCACTTTCCTTATCTTTCTATTGCGCTGTATTTAATGGCAACAAGTATCTGCCAACACTTAAATGTTAAGCATGCATATGTTTTGATGGAGCCCAAATTAGCAAGAAGAATGAAAGCATTTGGTATTCATTTTAATCCAGTCGGCGATGCCGTAGAGTTCAACGGCAAACGTGTTCCCTACAGGCTATCTACACATGTATTATTAGAGGACTTAGCTAGGCCGCTGAAAAGTTTTCATAAGAAGATCCACAGCGAACTTAATAGTGCGTTAACAGAGATTGAAAATGTACCAACTCCTACCGCTCGTCCTATACAGAAACCATTGCGTGTGGCGCAAGCAGCTTAA
- a CDS encoding RNA methyltransferase, translated as MQIANQKISIGLVNPKNPVNVASILRAAGCYGVASVFYTGQRYRFAKDFNADTKAFHKVIPTVGVDNLRDVVPEGASVIAVELVEGAEPLPTFEHPENAFYILGPEDGSVGEDTLSWCDHVVYIPTYSCMNLAATANVLLYDRLSKSDFVSGDALIRQSRDTNNKTKIK; from the coding sequence GTGCAAATAGCAAATCAAAAAATTTCGATTGGGTTAGTTAACCCAAAAAATCCAGTTAATGTAGCGTCTATTTTACGTGCTGCAGGATGCTACGGTGTCGCAAGTGTATTTTATACGGGGCAGCGTTATCGCTTCGCTAAAGACTTTAACGCAGATACGAAAGCGTTTCATAAGGTTATTCCGACAGTTGGCGTTGATAATTTGCGGGACGTTGTACCAGAGGGGGCGTCCGTAATTGCGGTTGAACTTGTTGAAGGTGCAGAGCCTTTACCAACGTTTGAACACCCAGAAAATGCCTTTTATATTTTAGGCCCTGAAGATGGAAGTGTAGGTGAAGACACTCTGTCGTGGTGTGACCACGTCGTATATATACCCACTTATTCGTGTATGAATTTGGCGGCAACAGCCAACGTTTTACTGTATGACCGCCTATCAAAGTCTGATTTTGTAAGTGGGGATGCACTTATCAGACAAAGTCGAGATACCAATAATAAAACAAAGATAAAATAG
- a CDS encoding patatin-like phospholipase family protein, giving the protein MKSALVVEGGAMRGIFAAGVLDKFMEQDYYPFDFTLGVSAGATNLSTYVSKMQGLSKTIITQYATKREFFSPLRFIKGGHMTDVHWLWHHSKQSMSIPAPGEKSNMPLYVGITNAESGECEYIQATEDNVDELMVASCALPTAYRDEIIINGTRYLDGGVADAIPAIKAYNMGAKDITVILSQPLGFTKPEVKSTWLMQKMYGNQPAILQKMLQRAAIYNETLDFLKNPPSDCTIRVIAPDEAFCVKRLTMDKKKLLRGYGQGRRMARRHLKSLNTNVDGLNYQIAW; this is encoded by the coding sequence ATGAAAAGTGCATTAGTTGTAGAAGGTGGCGCTATGCGCGGAATATTTGCGGCTGGCGTCCTAGATAAATTCATGGAGCAAGACTATTACCCCTTTGATTTTACGCTAGGGGTGTCCGCTGGGGCGACAAATTTGTCGACTTACGTCTCTAAAATGCAAGGTTTGAGTAAAACTATTATCACCCAATATGCAACGAAGCGAGAGTTCTTCAGTCCGCTTCGATTCATAAAAGGGGGACATATGACAGATGTTCACTGGTTGTGGCATCACTCAAAGCAATCGATGAGTATCCCCGCCCCGGGCGAAAAGAGCAACATGCCCCTTTACGTAGGGATTACAAATGCAGAGTCAGGTGAGTGTGAATATATACAAGCCACGGAAGACAATGTGGACGAATTGATGGTAGCGTCTTGTGCGTTACCCACTGCATATCGAGATGAAATAATCATTAACGGTACGCGCTACCTAGATGGCGGAGTTGCAGATGCAATACCTGCAATTAAAGCTTATAACATGGGCGCAAAGGACATTACCGTAATACTTTCTCAACCTCTTGGATTTACCAAGCCTGAAGTAAAATCAACTTGGTTAATGCAAAAGATGTATGGAAACCAGCCCGCGATCCTACAAAAGATGCTTCAACGTGCAGCAATTTATAACGAAACCCTCGATTTTCTTAAGAACCCACCTAGCGACTGCACTATTCGAGTGATAGCGCCAGATGAAGCTTTCTGCGTTAAACGACTTACTATGGATAAGAAAAAGCTATTGAGAGGTTATGGACAGGGTAGGCGTATGGCCAGGCGTCACCTTAAGAGTCTTAATACTAATGTGGATGGTTTAAATTACCAGATAGCGTGGTGA